Proteins found in one Anopheles aquasalis chromosome 3, idAnoAquaMG_Q_19, whole genome shotgun sequence genomic segment:
- the LOC126576472 gene encoding platelet glycoprotein Ib alpha chain-like gives MEFFRAVFCFVCLLVSPVVASFSCLESAKGYCVVENVTEPYDSFPAGQTAIWIRNSTLPSINRTLFERLPNVENLMIHRLQIAHLTLDGCPALDTLFASYNAIERIDVIPEGLPLRQLHLYQNRLTDIEPLQKLTSLEQLYLHENRLETLHFSVFAPLEQLKILTLQRNRLKRIFTSMVNDGGPLVMPRLEQLFLQFNLLPFLDTGLWRMDRLRVLDVSHNQLGYLFTFLEELPALRSLELHHNPWNCGWLYGMVERMKARAIATTGDTADCPPEGGEGAVILVDEMCCRENASSPDPVLLLVSRTAIVDELQHRVRDAKKQIDELEETQRKQRHQFQELAGRLASLETLCTTGKVPKK, from the coding sequence ATGGAGTTTTTCCGcgcagttttttgttttgtttgtctacTCGTTTCTCCAGTGGTTGCTTCGTTCAGCTGCCTCGAATCAGCCAAAGGTTACTGTGTGGTGGAGAACGTCACCGAACCGTACGACAGCTTTCCGGCCGGTCAAACGGCCATCTGGATCCGCAACAGCACCCTGCCAAGCATCAATCGCACTCTGTTTGAACGCTTACCCAACGTCGAGAATCTCATGATCCATCGGTTGCAGATCGCGCACCTTACGCTCGATGGTTGCCCGGCGCTCGATACACTGTTCGCGAGCTACAATGCCATCGAACGGATTGACGTCATCCCCGAGGGACTCCCGTTACGGCAGTTGCACCTGTACCAGAACCGACTGACCGACATCGAACCCCTCCAGAAGCTAACCTCCCTCGAGCAACTCTATTTGCACGAAAATCGGCTAGAAACACTGCATTTCTCTGTGTTTGCGCCACTCGAACAGCTCAAGATTCTCACCCTGCAACGCAATCGACTGAAACGGATCTTTACCAGCATGGTCAACGACGGTGGTCCGCTAGTGATGCCACGGTTGGAGCAGCTGTTCCTCCAGTTCAATCTACTACCATTCCTCGATACGGGCCTGTGGCGCATGGATCGACTGCGGGTGCTCGATGTGAGCCACAATCAACTCGGCTATCTGTTTACGTTTCTCGAGGAGTTACCGGCCCTGCGGTCGCTTGAGTTACATCACAATCCCTGGAACTGTGGCTGGCTGTATGGGATGGTGGAGCGAATGAAGGCACGAGCTATAGCGACTACCGGAGACACGGCCGATTGCCCACCAGAAGGAGGGGAAGGAGCGGTGATTCTGGTTGATGAAATGTGCTGCCGTGAGAACGCTTCGTCGCCCGATCCCGTCCTGTTGCTCGTTAGCCGTACCGCAATCGTAGACGAACTGCAGCACCGGGTGCGTGACGCCAAGAAGCAGATCGATGAGCTCGAGGAGACACAACGGAAGCAGCGCCATCAGTTCCAAGAGCTGGCGGGCAGACTGGCGAGCCTCGAGACGCTCTGCACGACCGGCAAAGTGCCAAAGAAGTAA